AAAACCTGAAAGCAATGTAATGTGCAGAAACTAGTTTTCATGTAGATGTACTGTTGTTGGATAAAACCTGAATTTTGTTCATACGTTGCAAACTCCGTGGCCAACACCCAAAACAGCACAACTGAAAACACGATCACCAGCTCACAGCAAGAATCCGCTACATTTTTTATTTGTACGAAATGCATATAGTCTAAAAGAAATACATGACCACCGGCCCACTGGAAGAACCAACTGCATTTTCCATTTATATGAAATGCATAATGTAAAAAAAatacatgatcatcatcacactGCAATAACCACTGCATTTTCCATTTATGTGAAGTATATCATCCAAAATGAATGGTGATCGTCGATTCATTTGCAGAACCCATAGTGGAATGCTTCATCCCGGAAGCAATAGCAACCACATCACAGAGATGAATGTCAGAAGAGCGACAGTGCAACGATTACTACAACCAGAATCGCTATGAAATTATTCACCCATTGGACACAACGCTTTCAGCAGGTCAGAATCATAGAACCGCGATGCCAAAATAGACAGGTTCCCCCTGTCCTGAGAGCGGAGCAAGTTTAGCTAGCAAAAGAAACACAAAAGCTGATTATTTTTCTCAACCTACTATATCTATCTATCAAATATCAATATGCAAAAGTAGGCGTCCAGTTCTGCCGGCATTGTGTCTGAGGCAGCGAAACTTCGAGGTGAATGTCAGGACTTCCACTCTGATCTTTCTCTACTTCGCGGCGACATCTGGGTGTCGCAGCGCGTCATAGGCTGAATTAGCAGAAATATGAGGCAGTTAGGCGGCAGACAAATAATCAATATATTGACAAGATCAAGAAGACAAAACCTGAAACAATATAATTATAATGTGCAAGGAACTAATCTTTATGGACTATCGATACAACCTGAATTTTGTTCACAGGTTAGAAACTTAGTATCTTCTCTGGAAAGATGAAATGAGAAACAGTTGCAGACAATTCCCAACCCCTGACAGTTTCAGTTAACTTGTTTTCCAGTACATTTTCAGTAAACGGTTTTACTGTAACAGTTTCGGTAAACTATTTTGCAAACACACGCAGATCAGTACCCTACTTAAACAACATCAGTAATATCATGGCCGTGCAGGAAAAAGTATCGACACCAAAATCTGTACATTGTGCATAACAAATGCAGTCAAGACTAGCTGTTCACTTCTTGCCACCATTAGGAGGCAAATGGGAAGTTTGAGTTGTGGCATGGAGAGAGGCTCTCACCAGGGGTCCCGGACAGCATCACGACAATGTCGAGGGTCTCGCCGTAGCGGCCGTGAGGCAGGTTGACGACGAGTGGGGTCAGCCTCCCGTAGAGTCCCGCTCGGACGCACATGACCATGTCGCGGCGCTGGCCATGGATGTCGATGTCGCCGACGCGGCTGGCCAGCGCGTTCCTCAGGTGGTACACGGACCTCCCCCTGATACGGAGCGCGGACCAGCCGTCCTCGTTGTAGAGCCCCTCGTCGCTCGCTCGCACGAACCGAATCCGGCGCCACCCGCCCGGCTTGCGCCCCAACATGATGACGGAGAGGTCTCCGGGCACGCGGGTCTGCACTTGAGTCGCCAAGAACCCTAGTTATGCATATTCAGGAGATCAAAGAAGCAGGGTGATAATCTGAATTTTCTGATCGAAAACACAAATGCGATCAGGAATGAGAAGCGGGACATGACGAACTCACCCGAATCGGGCCCGGAATGAGAGGCGCGCGCGCTCTGGGGCGGATCGGCTCGACGATCCACTGCATCATGGCGCTGACGTTGTCGGTGTACTCGACGCCGACGCGGGCGTTCCACCGGAGGTACCTGCGTAACTTGCCGCTGGCGCGGAGGTAGCGGCCGCCAATGTTGCGGAGCAGGACGCCGTCCCCGGAGCCCGCGTCGACGGCCTGCCACATGATGGCCGCCAGAACCGGCTCGTCGTAGTCGCGCTGCTCGGCGCGGAAGCCGTGGTGTCCGAACGGTGCCGGCTTGGCCGCGGCGGCGAGGTAGCGGCCGTAAGCGGCGCCGTGGAGGAGCAGGTGCGAGCCGTCGCCGTGGTAGATGTGCACCGTCCACGCCGCGTTCAGCGAGTACCGGCGGCGGCTGATGGAGACGCTCTCCCCGTCGTCGTCGGCGTGGAGGTAGTACGTGTCATGCACGCGGCTCCGCAGCCGCACGTGCTGCCCGTCGTGGAAATGGTCCATCGGTAGAGGTGTGGGCGCTGCGCGGTGGAGAGGCCATGGCGAAGGCTGTTGGTTAGGCGGTTACGATCGGGCGCCATCGCCATGCGAGCCTCTGCGCACAAGGTGGGCCTGCAGGCCATTTGCTCGGCCCTGGGCTCCTCAAACCCTATTCGGCACCTTAAGCGCCAGTTTATACTCCTCAGTTGTTTCGGTTTGTTTGTGGAATATGCTATTTGCCGCTCGATGCGGCAAGTTGTCGGGCGAACGCACAGGGAGATCCAACAAGCGTTCGGGCGTGGGCCGGCCCGTGTAACGTTtcaacaattccggttttaggaACATTCTCGCTTGTTCGCAGCCGGTTTTTcctggttttgggaaccttctagaagcttcctaacactttttttctattttttttcgttttcctttttctgCTTACCTTTTCTTCTCTATTTTTCCCTTTTTTTCCTTTTGTGTTTTTTCAAGTTTTATTTTTCATCCTTTTTGGTTTCTCTGTTTccattcttttttttttctttcattcaCTTTTTCATTTTTAATAATTTTAAAAGTGTTCAAACTATTCAAATTTTGTGTGCATTTAAGAAATGTTTATTTTTCACAAATATATTTAAagtttaaaaaattgttcacattttgaaaactatgtttaaagttttgaaaaaatgttccaGTTTTCAAAAAAATTGTTCATGTATTAAAAAAGTTCACATTCCAAAGTTGTTTgagaatttaaaaaatgttctccATTTTAAAACTTGTTCTtcaattttcaaaaaaattcgtgCTATCTAAATTTCTTTCTTTCAAAAATTTGTTCTAGTTctcaaattttgttcacaaattcaaaatatTTCTAATTTATTTGCATTTACAACAAAtgtttggacatttaaaatattattcaaagtttaaaaaattgttcgtcttttggttctgtttttattttccattttcgtttttttcctttttatgtcctttttttatttttcctgtTTCTTTTATCTGAAAATTTCAAATATTGTTCGGAATTCCAAAAATATTTTCACTTTTGAAATTTGTTCGCATTTCCCAAAAAGTTCAGGAATTGTAAAAAATATCCTCGTTTGCAAAATTTATTCAGAAATTCAAAAATATATTCGTGTTTCAATTAAAATCTTGTTTTCTATATTAGTTCACAATTTCAAGAAATGTTCAGGAAATTAAAAAAACATTTCACATTTTCAAATTTCTTCagaattttaaaaaattgttcttGTTTTCAATTCCAAGAAATATTTCATGTTTCAAAAAATGTCCTTGTTTTCGAAAAAAAATCACAATAACAGAAAAATGTTCGgggatttcaaaaaatgttctcgtCTTCAGAAAAAATCGCTATTTCAGAACACTGTTGATATTTCAAGAAATGTTCGCTGTTTCAACATTTTGTTCGCAATTTCACAAAATATCCCCTTGTTTTTTGTTCTTATTTCCAAAAAACGTACAAATACAAATTTTGTTCA
This sequence is a window from Aegilops tauschii subsp. strangulata cultivar AL8/78 chromosome 7, Aet v6.0, whole genome shotgun sequence. Protein-coding genes within it:
- the LOC109768315 gene encoding uncharacterized protein codes for the protein MDHFHDGQHVRLRSRVHDTYYLHADDDGESVSISRRRYSLNAAWTVHIYHGDGSHLLLHGAAYGRYLAAAAKPAPFGHHGFRAEQRDYDEPVLAAIMWQAVDAGSGDGVLLRNIGGRYLRASGKLRRYLRWNARVGVEYTDNVSAMMQWIVEPIRPRARAPLIPGPIRTRVPGDLSVIMLGRKPGGWRRIRFVRASDEGLYNEDGWSALRIRGRSVYHLRNALASRVGDIDIHGQRRDMVMCVRAGLYGRLTPLVVNLPHGRYGETLDIVVMLSGTPDFGVDTFSCTAMILLMLFK